A window of Campylobacter ureolyticus contains these coding sequences:
- a CDS encoding adenylate kinase, whose protein sequence is MKNKLNSFSYVFLGIIFIVEAVWSFCGGKIYIKYTGWIEPSIQMSITSMAIGIIFICIGIFYNSKHSDFMRCKKCHKVYNYIDVKDKDKICPKCGGELQDYKEFEKEEQEKKNKEFKRIDKIERELIEEYKKSKK, encoded by the coding sequence ATGAAGAATAAATTGAATAGTTTTTCTTATGTTTTTTTAGGAATTATTTTTATTGTAGAAGCCGTTTGGTCTTTTTGTGGTGGAAAAATTTATATAAAATATACCGGCTGGATAGAACCATCCATACAAATGTCTATAACCTCTATGGCTATAGGAATTATTTTTATATGTATAGGAATTTTTTATAACTCAAAACATTCAGATTTTATGCGTTGCAAAAAATGCCATAAAGTTTATAATTATATTGATGTAAAAGATAAAGATAAAATTTGCCCAAAATGTGGTGGAGAGTTGCAAGATTATAAAGAATTTGAAAAGGAAGAACAAGAAAAGAAAAACAAAGAATTTAAAAGAATTGATAAAATAGAAAGAGAATTGATTGAAGAATATAAAAAGAGTAAAAAATGA
- a CDS encoding ShlB/FhaC/HecB family hemolysin secretion/activation protein, with translation MRVFFILMLIIIQIFANTLNQISQTQAKQEEDRLKFIESQKENSNIILTPKKNQISAIISNEKPCFIINEILLIGKDNNKFEKYLKKSLKNVKFKNGNCIGKKSVNIIYNSFYNEILKAGLITTAINLPSQNLKSKTLKFEIIPGKIDTININDKNSTKNRASIFTSFGINKKGDILNLRDIEQALEILQNASNGNVSFELLPSNKENYSDINITKEEKLPLNLSLSFDNLGSKATGKYQGSLNLNVLNLMGFNEILYSSYSKNIFKADKQSVENDTKRGKTDNIYYGITIPYKRFSLDFNEYRYNYDQAIPGAFGVYKYSGKSKRRNLTINYLYHRDQISKNSLFFRLWEKENKNYIEDYELDNQRKKTAGYEIGLSSQIFIENGHVVFGATYKKGTGARGALRAPEEDYNDGTNRFETVTIDFNFNKSSLNVPLTYDFKFHGMWNNTSLTMQERLNIGGYYTVRGFDGEMSLVGDRGYYIRNTLEYSYLNSHKLYAAFDFGKVSGKSSNYMTDNTLVGSGVGLKGHFKRKVQYDLFLGFPLNKPEFFKTDKTVLNFNTTYNF, from the coding sequence ATGAGAGTATTTTTTATACTTATGCTTATTATAATTCAAATTTTTGCAAATACCTTAAACCAAATTTCTCAAACCCAAGCCAAGCAAGAAGAAGATAGACTAAAGTTTATAGAAAGTCAAAAAGAAAACTCAAATATTATTTTAACTCCTAAAAAAAATCAAATTTCAGCCATTATCTCAAACGAAAAACCCTGCTTTATTATTAATGAAATTTTATTAATCGGTAAAGATAATAATAAATTTGAAAAATATCTAAAAAAATCTTTAAAAAATGTAAAATTTAAAAATGGAAATTGTATAGGAAAAAAGAGTGTAAATATTATTTATAATTCTTTTTATAATGAAATTTTAAAAGCTGGATTGATTACAACTGCTATAAATTTACCATCACAAAATTTAAAAAGTAAAACTCTAAAATTTGAAATAATACCAGGAAAAATAGACACTATTAATATAAATGATAAAAATTCCACTAAAAATAGAGCTTCAATTTTTACTTCATTTGGCATAAACAAAAAAGGCGATATATTAAATTTAAGAGATATTGAACAAGCCTTAGAAATTTTACAAAACGCCTCTAATGGTAATGTAAGCTTTGAACTACTTCCATCAAATAAAGAAAATTATAGTGATATAAATATAACAAAAGAAGAGAAGTTGCCACTTAATTTATCTTTATCATTTGATAATTTAGGAAGTAAAGCAACTGGAAAGTATCAAGGTAGCTTAAATTTAAATGTGCTTAATTTAATGGGATTTAACGAAATCTTATATTCCTCTTACTCTAAAAATATATTTAAAGCAGACAAACAAAGTGTAGAAAATGATACAAAAAGAGGAAAAACAGACAATATTTATTACGGTATAACAATCCCATACAAAAGATTTTCTTTAGATTTTAACGAGTATAGATATAATTACGATCAAGCAATTCCTGGAGCTTTTGGAGTTTATAAATATAGTGGAAAAAGTAAAAGAAGAAATTTAACAATAAATTATCTTTATCACAGAGATCAAATTTCAAAAAACAGTCTATTTTTTAGACTTTGGGAAAAAGAAAATAAAAATTATATAGAAGACTATGAACTAGATAATCAAAGAAAAAAAACTGCTGGATACGAAATAGGTCTAAGCTCTCAAATTTTTATAGAAAATGGTCATGTAGTTTTTGGGGCAACTTATAAAAAAGGCACAGGTGCAAGAGGGGCTTTAAGAGCACCAGAAGAAGACTATAATGATGGAACAAATAGATTTGAGACAGTAACAATTGACTTTAATTTTAATAAATCATCTTTAAATGTGCCTTTAACTTATGATTTTAAATTTCACGGTATGTGGAACAATACATCTTTAACTATGCAAGAAAGACTAAATATAGGTGGATATTATACAGTTAGAGGATTTGACGGAGAAATGAGTTTGGTTGGCGATAGAGGATATTATATAAGAAATACTTTGGAGTATAGTTATTTAAATTCCCATAAACTATACGCGGCTTTTGACTTTGGCAAGGTAAGTGGAAAAAGTTCAAATTATATGACTGATAATACTTTAGTTGGCTCTGGGGTTGGCCTAAAAGGACATTTTAAAAGAAAAGTACAATATGATCTTTTTTTAGGTTTTCCACTTAATAAGCCAGAATTTTTTAAAACAGATAAAACTGTTTTAAATTTTAATACTACATACAATTTTTAA